AGCGGTAGTGGGCGAAGGCCTTGTTCGACTCGGCCATCTTGTGCGTGTCCTCACGGCGCTTCACCGCGGCACCGAGACCGTTCGACGCGTCGAGGATCTCGTTCATGAGACGCTCGGTCATCGTCTTCTCGCGACGGGCCTTGGCGTACGAGGTGAGCCAGCGGAGCGCGAGGGTGTTCGCGCGGTGCGGCTTGACCTCGACCGGCACCTGGTAGGTCGAGCCACCGACGCGGCGGCTGCGGACCTCGAGGGTCGGACGGACGTTGTCGAGCGCCTTCTTCAGCGTCGCGACCGCATCCTGCTGGTTCTTGGCGGTGACGCCCTCGAGTGCATCGTAGACGATGCGCTCGGCGAGGCCCTTCTTGCCGTCCAGGAGGATCTTGTTGACGAGCTGCGAGACGATCGGCGCGCCGTACACCGGGTCGGCGACGACGGGACGCTTCGGGGCGGGACCCTTGCGAGGCATCTAACTCAACCCTTCTTCGCGCCGTAGCGGCTGCGGGCCTGCTTACGGTTCTTGACGGCCTGGGTGTCCAGGGCACCGCGGATGATCTTGTAGCGCACGCCGGGGAGGTCCTTCACACGACCGCCGCGGACGAGCACCATCGAGTGCTCCTGCGGGTTGTGGCCCTCACCGGGGATGTAGGCCGTGACCTCGGTGCCGTTCGAGAGCTTGACACGAGCGACCTTGCGCAGGGCCGAGTTCGGCTTCTTGGGGGTGGTGGTGTAGACGCGGGTGCAGACACCACGCTGCTGGGGGTTCGCCTTCAGTGCCGGCGCCTTGGTCTTGACGACCTTCGGCGTGCGGCCCTTGCGAACGAGCTGCTGGATGGTAGGCAACTGTTCTCCTGGTTCTTCGCTCGTGCTCTGGCCAGCGCGTTCCGCTGGCTTCCTCATCCCACGCCGATCGCCGCCTGACGGCGGAGGAAGCGGGGATGGATGTCCGAGCCGGCGATGCCGACCCGGGATTTCGGGCGCGCCCGAGGGCGCACACCCAGGAGAGCCTACCCGCGCGGTCGGGCGAAATCAATCCGGGCGCGTCGTGGCGCGCACCACCTGCGCGCCGGAGCGGGTACGGTCGGTCGGTTGCCCGCCCGACGGCGGAGGCGAGCCGATCGGCGGGGGTGGGTCACGCCTCCAGGCCGAGGACCCGACCACCCGGCGGACGGGCGTCGGGTCAGGAGCCGGAGTCCGACGAACCGTTGCCGACGGCCGAGACGAACGTCGCCCCCTGGTCGGTGAAGCCCGTGATGTAGCCGCTCGCGTTGACGTTCATCGGCCCCGCCGAGGCCGTGCCGGTGCCGGCGGAGTTCGAGATGTCCGCCGTGAACTTCGCGCGCCCGTTGGTGGTGGTCGAGACCAGCCATCCGCGGGAGACCCAGTCACTGACCGCGACGACCGGACGGGACTCGAGCGTCCACTTCTGGTTCGTGTACGTGTAGGCCGGGTCCTCGCCGTAGGCGTAGAAGCTGCACCCGGGCGGCGCCGTCTCGGTCGAGGCGATGCAGCCGTCGACCCACTTGTCGACCGCGTCCTTCGCGGCCTGCTGGCCGGCGTCGGTGAGGGTCGTCTGCAGCGTGACCGGCACCGATCCCACGGCACCGCCGAAGCCCGACACGGTCGTGCGCTGGGCGTCCGCGGTGAACCACTTGCCGCCGTCGACGGCGATCGAGTACTCCCCCGGCAGGGCCTTGAGCGTCGCGATGCCGTCCTTCGACGTCGTGATCTCCTGGTCGGCGACGCGGACCGCGGTGCCGCCGGGGCCGCTCACCGCCACCTGCACCTGTCCGAGGCGGGGCGCCTCGAGGTCCCAGACCGGGAAGACGCCCCAGTCGGTGCCCGTCTTGTCGAGCGTGAACGTCGCGGCGACGTCCCGGCCGCCCTGCTTCAGGTAGGCGCGGACCCGGGCGGTGTCGCCCGCGGTGTCGGTCGCGGCGATCCGGTAGCCGGTGACCCGCCCGGAGGCCTTGGCGTACGCGGCGTCGGTGAGGAGCACGTCGTCCTTGCCGTGCTCGATGCCCGCTGCCGAGAGGGCGTCGTCCACACGACCGGCGGTCAGGTCGTCGAGGAAGGCGCGGACCGGTCGGTCGGGCGAGTGCGAGGAGGTGCCGACGGAGAAGCCGACGACCCCGGCGACGGCCAGCAGCACGATCGCGGCCCCACCGGCGATGATGCTGATGAGCGGACCGCGGCCGAGTCGCCGCCGAGGCGGCACCGGTCGGGGCGCGACCGGCTGCTCGAGCGTGCCCCGGATCGTGTCGACGTGCGGTGTCGCGGCCCAGTCGGCCACCTGTCGCTCCTCGGTCATGCGTCCCCCGTCGTGCCTGGTGCGCGCGTGCCTGGTGCGTGCGTGCTCCGGGATCCTACCGCCGGGAGACGACGTCGGACCGGGCTGCGGTCCCCGCGCACCCTGTCCTCGCCCGTCAGCGGTGGTCGTGGTCCGCCGGCGCCTGCTGGGGTGCGGAGCGGGCCTGGTGTCGTGCGGCCGCGATGCCGCCGACGACGCAGAGCAGCGCCACGACGACCGAGCCGACGACGAAGGGGCTCAGCGCCGAGCCAGCAGGGAACACGAGGAGCTCGGTCGCGTCACCGCGGACGAGGGAGTAGCCGACCGAACCGACCGCGAGCATGACGAGGTACGTCGACGCGGCGGCCACGAGTCCGGTCACGCCGGGGTTGCCCTCGCGGATGCCGGCGGCCGTCGTCACGAAGACCACCACGCCGGCCCCGAGGACCATCGCCGGGCCCAGGTACGCGGTCGCGTCCGGTTGGGGGATCGCCTCGACGTCGGCGAGCAGGGCCTCGAAGCCCGTCACCGCGATGACGAGCGCGATGAAGAGGACCGACGTCATCGTCGCGATCAGCCACCGGGACATGGGGCGATCGTACCGCCGGGCCGCCCACGGGGGCGTCCGGCTGCGCGATCGGGCCGGGTCAGGTGCGGCTGGGCTGCTCGGCCGGCGTCGGCTCGTGTGCCGTGTCGTCCTGCTCCTGTGCCGCTTCGTCCTGCGCCGCCCGGTCCTCTGCCGTCCGGTCGTTCGTCGCCTGGTCCTGCGCCGCCTGCTCGTTCGCTGCGGCGACGAGGGCGAGCGCGATGGTCGCGGTGATCACCGGGATGGACCCGGTGATCGGCACGGTGGGTGCGGACCCGGTCTGGAGGCGCGGCTCGGCCGCGGGGAGCGGTCCGGTCTGGAGGCGCGGCTCGGCCCGGGCGGGCGTGTGCGGCTGGACCTCGTGGTCGCGGAGCGCGGGTCCGACGACCGGCAGGACCGCGGTCGTCGTCGGCGGCTCCGCGTGCAGGACTGCGGGCCCGACAGCGGTCCGGCCGGCACGCACCCGGGCTCGGCGCGCGCGACCCATCCGGACCAGCACGACGACCGCGACGACGGCCCAGATGCCGTTCACGATGGTCGACGGGATCGCGTGGTGGGCGGCGACGTTGATCGCCACCGACAGTCCTCCGACGAGGTTGAACACCTGGTACAGCGGCCCGTTGGGGATCTTCCCGAGCGAGAACAACAGGTAACCAGCGAGGACGGTTACGGCTCCGAACCAGCCGAGGAACTCCACGATTCCGACCAACACGCGCGACTCCGGGCACGACGAGGAACGGCCGTCCAGAGGCGACCGTCCGAGAGGGGGGCGAGCAGTCGCGAGTGCGACGTCGGGAGCATCGTAGGCACACCGACGGGTGTCGCGGAAGTGGGTGCGGCGTGGCGTGGCGCACCCACTTCGCGGGGTGGGTTCCCAGGGGGTGTCAGCCGGCGGGGGTGGCGGTGGCGGAGGGGGTCGCGGACGCGTTCTCGGTCGCCTGCGACACCTGGGCGGCCTTCGCATCGGCGAGGACGTACACGAACCCCGAGAGAGTCCAGGTGGTCCCGCCTGCGGTCGGGGCAGCGGACGCGTCGGCCGCGGTCTCCTGCTTCTGCGAGGTGATGCCGTTGACGAGGAACAGGCGCTCTCCGCTCTGCACGCCCTTGGTGAACTGCAGCGCCTGCGCGAACGACCCCGAGACGTCGATGCTCACCGCGATGGTCGAGAAGTTGGCGCCGGTGATGCGGCTGTCCGTCTTCGTCGCCGGGGCCACGGGCGACGTCGGCGCAGCGGCCGTCGGCTCGCCGCTGGGCGCCGAGGTCGCGCTCGTGCCGGTGGACGCAGGTACTCCACCGGTCGTCCCGGTCGACGCCGGCGGTGCGTACGCGGCCGCCCACGCGGTCGTGATGCCCGTCACCGTGACGCCGGACGAGGACGCGACCGCGTCGATCTCCTTGTAGAAGGCTGCGGTGGCGGGGGTCGACGGGACGGAGGCCTCGAGCGTCGCGAGCTCCTGCTGCTTGCTCGGGAGCTCCTTCGACTGCTCCGCGAGTCGGGCGAGTTCGCTCCGGTAGGTCTCGTTGGTCGCCTCGATGGACGCCTGCTGCTGCCGGTTCGCCGCGGCGGCGGCCAGCTGCGGTTGCACACCGAGGAAGAACCCGCCGACGAGGACGACGCTGCCGATGACGAGTGCCACGACGAGGTGGAGCCGGTTCCTGGTCACTTCGATCGCTCCTCGTACTTGCCGTCGTAGGCGGCTTCGTTCACGTGCACGGTCATGTTCACCGTGTAGTGGCCGTCCTCGTCGACACGTGACACGGCGTTCGCGTTCGCGTCGACGAACCCCTTCAGCCCACGCACGCGGTCCAGCCAGTCCGGGATCGAGGGCAGCGTCGGGCTGTCCGCGTCGAAGGTGACCGTGGCGATCCGGACACCCTGCAGCGGGGCGTCCGCCTGTGTGTACGGCGCGAGCGGCGACGCCGAGTCGACGGTCACCCCGGTGATGGCCACACCGGCGGGCAGCGAGTCCTGGGCGCTCTGCAGGTACGCAGCCCAGTCGATCTCCGTCGCTCCGCCGACCGCCTGCGCCGAACGGACGAGGTCGGAGCGCCCCTCGACGTCGCGGACGTCCGAGTACTGTCCCTGCTGCTGCAGCAGCGCGGTGCCCTCGCTCTGGGCCGTCCGGAGCTGGCTGGCCGAGGACATCTGGTCCAGCGCCGTCATCCCGCTCCCGACGAGCACGACCGAGGCGACCACGGCCACCCCGAACCAGACCCGGCGGACGACGACGCGCTGGCGACGGTCGACGAGCACCTCGGTGGGGAGGAGGTCGACCCGGGGCGAGCCACCGACGACGAGGTCCCGGGGGGCCCGGCGGTTCTGCTGCCTCGAGCGCTGCTCGTGGTCGGACACGAGCTTGGCGGCCGACGAGGTCGGTCGGACTCCGCGGAGCCGTTCCATCGTGCCGGTCATGCTGCTCGTCCTCCCGCGGCGAGGCCCCAGGCCACCGCCATCGACTGCCCGCGTTCGGCCACGACCTCCGGCGCGATGCTCCGCGCCCAGTGGACGCCCGCGAAGGGGTCTCCCACGACGGTCGGGACGCCGGTCGTCTCGGCCAGGGCCTCGCCGAAGCCCGGCAGGCCGCTGCCCGCCCCGGCGAGGACGAGCCGTGCGATCGGCGCGCCGTCGCCCTTCGTGTTCACGAAGTAGTTCAGCGTGTTGCGGATGCTCGCGATGAGCTCGTTCGTGGCTTCGCGGACGACCGCGGCGGCGCGGACGTCGTCGGCGGTCTGCGCCCGCGCCCCGGTGCCGATCCAGCGCTTCACGACCTCGGCCTGCTCGAGGGAGATCTCGAGCCGCACGGCGATCTGCTTCGTGACCTCGTCGCCGCCGGTCGGGATGATCCGGACGAAGTGCGGGACCCCGTGCCGGGCGATGACCACGGTGGTGGCGTTGCCGCCGAGCTCGACGATGGCGGCGGCCGGGACGTCGGCGGGTGCGAGCACGCGGCTGAGGGCGAACGGGATCAGGTCGACGCCGACCGGGTGGAGACCGGCGAGCTGGACGGCTCGGACGTTGGCGAGCACGGCGTCCTTGATGGCGGCCACGAGCAGGCCGTGCACGACGGGTCCGCCCTCGCCGCTGCCCTCGGCGATCGGGTAGAAGTCGAGGATGGCCTCGCCCACCGGGACCGGGAGGAGGTCCTGGACCTGGAACGGGAGCGACTCACGGATCTGTGCCAGCGGCGCCTTGGGGACGGTGAGGTCCCGCGAGAGCACCCGCTGGTTGCCCATGCCGAGCGCGACGTCCTTGGTCCGGAAACGTCCGACGGCCCACAGCTCCCGGAGCGCGGCGGCGACGGTGTTCGGCTCGAGGACCTCACCGCGACTGGTCGACCCGATCGGCAGCGGGACCTCTGCGATGCGGAGGATGGACGGGGCGTTCCCACGGGTCCGCGCGACCTCGACGGCACGGATGGACGTGCTGCCGATGTCGATCCCGACGACGTTCTTCGCCATTGCTCGTTCTTCCGCTCGTGATCAGGTGAGGCCGATGAGGCCGAGGTACGCGTTCCACAGCGGCGTGCCGAGGAGGATGCCGAGCCATGCCCCGCCGAGCATCCAGGGCCCGAACGGGATGCCGCTCCCGCGCGGTGCGCGACGGGTCACGAGCAGGCCGATGGCGAACGTAGCGCCGAGGGCGAACCCCCCGAAAGCTCCCACTGCGAGGGGTCCCCATCCGAGGTACGCCAGCACGAGGCCGAGGACGCCCGCGAGCTTCACGTCACCCATGCCCATCCCGCCCGGGACGACCACGGCGAGGGCGAGGTACAGGACGAACATGATCGCTGCGCCGCCGACGGCCCGCAGGAGTGCGCCCCAGTCCCCCGTCGTCGCGGAGGTCGTCGCGAGCAGGAGCCCGAGCACCGGGTACGCGGGGAGCACGATCGCGTCGGGCAGCCGGTGCGTGTCGAGGTCGATCAGTGCCAACGAGATCGACACGGCCATCAGGTACAGCAGCCCGACGAGCAGCACCAGGGTCGGACC
The Curtobacterium citreum genome window above contains:
- a CDS encoding DUF6121 family protein encodes the protein MSRWLIATMTSVLFIALVIAVTGFEALLADVEAIPQPDATAYLGPAMVLGAGVVVFVTTAAGIREGNPGVTGLVAAASTYLVMLAVGSVGYSLVRGDATELLVFPAGSALSPFVVGSVVVALLCVVGGIAAARHQARSAPQQAPADHDHR
- the pilM gene encoding type IV pilus assembly protein PilM — encoded protein: MAKNVVGIDIGSTSIRAVEVARTRGNAPSILRIAEVPLPIGSTSRGEVLEPNTVAAALRELWAVGRFRTKDVALGMGNQRVLSRDLTVPKAPLAQIRESLPFQVQDLLPVPVGEAILDFYPIAEGSGEGGPVVHGLLVAAIKDAVLANVRAVQLAGLHPVGVDLIPFALSRVLAPADVPAAAIVELGGNATTVVIARHGVPHFVRIIPTGGDEVTKQIAVRLEISLEQAEVVKRWIGTGARAQTADDVRAAAVVREATNELIASIRNTLNYFVNTKGDGAPIARLVLAGAGSGLPGFGEALAETTGVPTVVGDPFAGVHWARSIAPEVVAERGQSMAVAWGLAAGGRAA
- a CDS encoding prepilin peptidase, coding for MNALQPLAPTIVCLAAVLGLLVGSFLNVVVHRVPAGLSVVRPASACPACRAEIRAFDNVPVLSWIVLRGACRDCGSRISARYPLVEAGTSASFALVTGGVLASGVVHAAPAGPTLVLLVGLLYLMAVSISLALIDLDTHRLPDAIVLPAYPVLGLLLATTSATTGDWGALLRAVGGAAIMFVLYLALAVVVPGGMGMGDVKLAGVLGLVLAYLGWGPLAVGAFGGFALGATFAIGLLVTRRAPRGSGIPFGPWMLGGAWLGILLGTPLWNAYLGLIGLT
- the rpsL gene encoding 30S ribosomal protein S12, which translates into the protein MPTIQQLVRKGRTPKVVKTKAPALKANPQQRGVCTRVYTTTPKKPNSALRKVARVKLSNGTEVTAYIPGEGHNPQEHSMVLVRGGRVKDLPGVRYKIIRGALDTQAVKNRKQARSRYGAKKG
- the rpsG gene encoding 30S ribosomal protein S7; protein product: MPRKGPAPKRPVVADPVYGAPIVSQLVNKILLDGKKGLAERIVYDALEGVTAKNQQDAVATLKKALDNVRPTLEVRSRRVGGSTYQVPVEVKPHRANTLALRWLTSYAKARREKTMTERLMNEILDASNGLGAAVKRREDTHKMAESNKAFAHYRW
- a CDS encoding CBU_0592 family membrane protein — protein: MLVGIVEFLGWFGAVTVLAGYLLFSLGKIPNGPLYQVFNLVGGLSVAINVAAHHAIPSTIVNGIWAVVAVVVLVRMGRARRARVRAGRTAVGPAVLHAEPPTTTAVLPVVGPALRDHEVQPHTPARAEPRLQTGPLPAAEPRLQTGSAPTVPITGSIPVITATIALALVAAANEQAAQDQATNDRTAEDRAAQDEAAQEQDDTAHEPTPAEQPSRT